A stretch of the Papaver somniferum cultivar HN1 chromosome 6, ASM357369v1, whole genome shotgun sequence genome encodes the following:
- the LOC113288583 gene encoding uncharacterized protein LOC113288583, whose product MSLQLVSEHPILCDRVKMVNPSDEFEAKPPISLKNPFAELKAAMENYSAQLKDVVDCVNKMKPDEGLLKPSSHSTHKIDADSEVIPVESKSVSDFTLPSSIPIDSNPADEGNYRSTAQFSDMDEACFEVGVQKYNGNSSFLAYQEGKPFNFDSKILDVAAEYQVSKVIDSEVKNLKPLNQNYNADLQQFVDLKLIRGPNLNAFFTSDLNSFTSTNFVTNFNSSVKFVTVFSYNSDVIKDLLVPPSTRNTSICGTLSGSNFIHMLFDRGKLYENMFGNSLLKCSDADCSNFCRHHTYTGVVCFCLILMCANRGKCSYHILIFARRVFDRGRLLQLSWSTPKFCLDTLTPSKLVFKLSKLMVEYNQNSVYYETLQQVNLNTLLGPHTTRDNAFRNAQQMLHPNFWVSSTHEGRLGQFLKQVNHSAVVWYSQVITVYKLEAGVPWLLEYPPMVIFLVAGSYCKLLKFERGYRGVGLCQTLVRTKMILALLNGGGSITITIPLLITSNSCRVCAQPQDVVPKSSLMVIQMYIFLQSSGVGSGDARKLSDKMQLQIDVLWTTNLCFQMPWQGGKIYFQMLKVLNVEGATGGYSKLFDKFSRQGNILRAVLILLMTKESGSENVQKLEEAQKGLWSLSWDYNSL is encoded by the coding sequence ATGTccttacaattggtatcagagcacccGATTCTTTGTGACCGGGTGAAAATGGTGAACCCTTCGGATGAGTTTGAAGCTAAACCGCCAATTTCATTGAAGAATCCATTTGCTGAGTTGAAAGCTGCAATGGAGAATTACTCAGCTCAGTTGAAGGATGTGGTTGATTGTGTAAACAAGATGAAACCAGATGAAGGTTTACTCAAACCTTCATCTCATTCTACACACAAAATCGACGCAGATTCGGAGGTAATTCCCGTTGAATCAAAATCAGTGTCTGATTTCACTCTTCCTTCTTCAATTCCTATAGATTCAAATCCAGCAGATGAAGGAAATTATAGATCTACAGCTCAATTCTCGGATATGGATGAAGCTTGTTTTGAAGTTGGAGTTCAGAAATACAATGGGAATTCATCGTTTCTAGCATATCAGGAAGGTAAACCATTCAATTTTGATAGTAAAATCCTTGATGTTGCAGCGGAATATCAAGTTAGTAAGGTTATAGATAGTGAGGTGAAGAATCTCAAACCGTTAAATCAGAATTATAATGCTGACCTTCAGCAGTTTGTTGATCTAAAGCTTATTAGAGGTCCTAATCTGAATGCCTTTTTCACTAGTGACCTTAATTCTTTTACTTCAACAAACTTCGTGACCAATTTTAATTCCTCAGTTAAATTCGTAACAGTTTTTTCTTATAATTCTGATGTTATCAAAGATTTACTGGTTCCACCTTCAACTCGAAATACTTCTATATGTGGTACATTGTCTGGTTCCAATTTTATTCACATGTTGTTTGATCGAGGAAAACTGTATGAAAACATGTTTGGGAATTCCTTGCTGAAATGTTCGGATGCCGATTGTTCAAATTTTTGTCGGCATCATACTTACACAGGAGTGGTATGTTTTTGTTTAATTCTTATGTGTGCTAATAGGGGAAAATGCTCCTATCATATCCTGATTTTTGCTAGAAGAGTATTTGATAGAGGAAGGTTGCTGCAGTTGAGTTGGAGTACTCCTAAATTCTGCCTGGATACTCTTACTCCCAGCAAGTTAGTTTTTAAGTTGTCAAAATTGATGGTGGAGTACAACCAGAATTCTGTGTATTATGAAACTTTACAACAAGTTAATCTCAATACTCTTTTGGGACCTCATACGACAAGGGATAATGCATTCAGAAATGCACAACAAATGCTCCATCCAAATTTTTGGGTTTCTTCCACTCATGAGGGCAGGCTAGGTCAGTTTCTTAAACAAGTCAATCATTCAGCAGTTGTGTGGTATTCACAAGTTATCACAGTGTATAAACTAGAAGCTGGTGTTCCTTGGCTCCTTGAATATCCTCCTATGGTGATTTTCTTAGTTGCTGGAAGTTATTGTAAGCTCTTGAAATTTGAGAGGGGTTATAGAGGAGTGGGATTATGCCAAACACTAGTGAGAACCAAGATGATACTTGCATTACTAAATGGTGGTGGGAGCATAACAATAACGATTCCTTTACTTATCACTTCCAACAGTTGCCGTGTTTGTGCTCAGCCACAAGATGTAGTCCCGAAGAGTTCTCTAATGGTTATTCAAATGTACATTTTCCTTCAATCTAGTGGAGTTGGTAGTGGTGATGCTAGGAAGCTGTCTGACAAAATGCAGCTCCAAATTGATGTTCTCTGGACTACTAACTTGTGTTTTCAAATGCCATGgcaaggtggaaaaatatattTCCAGATGCTTAAAGTTCTTAATGTAGAAGGTGCAACGGGTGGTTATAGTAAGTTGTTTGACAAATTTTCACGTCAAGGTAATATTCTCAGGGCAGTCTTGATTCTTCTCATGACAAAAGAAAGTGGGTCTGAGAATGTGCAAAAACTAGAAGAGGCTCAGAAAGGGTTGTGGAGTTTAAGCTGGGATTATAACTCCTTATAG
- the LOC113291196 gene encoding casein kinase II subunit alpha-4, chloroplastic-like: LLNITNPPSENLAQRIGKSIRRPGATSKARVYTDVNVVRPKEYSDYESLTVQWGEQDDYEVVKKVGRGKYSEVFEGVRCDTNERCVIKILKPVKKKKIKREIKILQNLCGGPNIVKLLDIVRDQQSKTPSLIFEHVNNTDFKTLYPTLTDYDIRYYIYELLKALDYCHSQGIMHRDVKPHNVMIDHEQRKLRLIDWGLAEFYHPGTEYNVRVASRYFKGPELLVDLQDYDYSLDLWSLGCMFAGMIFRKEPFFYGHDNYDQLVKIAKVLGTDELHSYLKKYRLELDPHLEALVGRHSRKPLTKFINADNQHLAVPEAVDFLDKLLQYDHQERPTAKEAMAHPYFYPVRNAESSRN, from the exons ttattaaataTTACCAACCCCCCATCTGAAAATCTGGCGCAGCGAATTGGAAAATCCATCAGGAGGCCTGGTGCCACCTCAAAAGCTAGGGTTTATACTGATGTTAACGTTGTTCGACCTAAAGAGTATTCTGATTATGAATCCCTTACCGTTCAATGGGG AGAGCAAGATGATTATGAAGTGGTAAAGAAGGTCGGAAGGGGGAAATACAGTGAGGTTTTTGAAGGTGTTCGTTGTGATACTAATGAACGTTGTGTTATTAAGATTCTTaaacctgttaagaagaaaaag ATAAAGAGGGAAatcaagatattgcagaatctaTGTGGTGGTCCAAATATTGTGAAATTGTTGGATATTGTCAGAGATCAGCAATCAAAGACCCCTAGTCTAATATTCGAACATGTCAACAATACTGATTTCAAAACTCTTTATCCAACACTGACGGATTACGACATCAGATATTACATCTATGAACTGCTCAAG GCACTAGATTATTGTCACTCTCAAGGTATTATGCATCGAGATGTAAAGCCTCACAATGTAATGATTGATCACGAGCAACGAAAACTTCGACTTATTGATTGGGGTCTTGCGGAGTTCTATCATCCTGGGACTGAATACAATGTCCGTGTTGCTTCAAG ATACTTCAAAGGTCCAGAGCTTCTTGTTGATTTGCAAGACTATGATTACTCTTTGGATTTGTGGAGCCTTGGCTGTATGTTTGCTGGAATG ATATTTCGCAAAGAGCCATTTTTCTATGGGCACGATAATTATGATCAACTAGTCAAAATTGCCAAG GTACTTGGAACGGATGAATTGCACTCGTACCTTAAGAAATATCGTTTGGAGTTGGACCCACACCTAGAGGCCCTCGTTGGGAG gCACAGTAGGAAACCATTGACAAAGTTCATTAATGCTGATAACCAACATTTGGCAGTTCCTGag GCTGTGGACTTTCTTGACAAGTTACTGCAGTATGATCATCAGGAGAGGCCAACGGCGAAAGAAGCTATG GCTCATCCCTACTTCTATCCAGTAAGAAACGCAGAAAGCAGCAGAAACTGA
- the LOC113291197 gene encoding uncharacterized protein LOC113291197, whose product MFCFFVFVCSAAICTAFKLFVLKSFLRICRSHTVDLLNKTCTCQRWRVYGFPCSHATAAISAKGDRYVDYIEDYFKVTNFQQLYSIAIRPIPNYNRPEQYLPEDTIFPPHPRVPPGRPKGNRIKNAWEKARKSVRCSNCKKKTHHNKATCTVIPSYP is encoded by the coding sequence atgttttgtttttttgtatttgtttgcaGTGCTGCTATATGTACTGCTTTTAAGTTATTTGTGCTGAAAagctttttacgcatctgcaggtcTCACACTGTTGATCTGCTGAACAAGACTTGCACCTGCCAAAGATGgcgtgtttatggttttccatgctctcaTGCTACAGCAGCTATTTCTGCCAAGGGTGATCGATACGTAGATTATATCGAAGACTACTTCAAAGTTACAAATTTTCAGCAGCTGTATTCAATTGCTATCAGACCAATCCCCAACTACAACAGGCCAGAGCAGTATCTGCCAGAGGATACTATTTTTCCACCCCATCCACGAGTTCCACCAGGTAGGCCAAAGGGAAATCGTATCAAGAATGCATGGGAGAAAGCTAGGAAGTCCGTCCGTTGTTCCAACTGCAAGAAGAAAACTCACCACAACAAGGCAACGTGCACTGTCATTCCTTCATACCCATGA